The Echeneis naucrates chromosome 8, fEcheNa1.1, whole genome shotgun sequence genome has a window encoding:
- the pheta2 gene encoding sesquipedalian-1 isoform X2 — protein MKLHEKILTHYLSCTSPVDKEGYLYKKERNATYHRRWFVLKANLLFYQERPADRHLLGVIVLEGCAVRRVESDGRFAFSLVFEGPGLKTYRFAAVDVQTQESWVKALLSASHCYLSLLVRDLGRQYEEVKQQQSLGQPHHCSSVGALEETTSGLLPRPMDVVREGRNFSASTVLPAHSATTRAKKSPKLWPRRNALVTPLNKPAPQYSEWPLVGFDPLEDFRKIHDYYGQEVKKAREEWLRSRRAAEEQQDDGALIKLG, from the exons ATGAAGCTCCATGAGAAGATTCTGACCCATTACCTATCGTGCACTTCTCCGGTAGATAAAGAGGGATATCTCTACAAAAAG GAGAGAAATGCCACCTACCATCGGCGGTGGTTCGTCCTGAAAGCAAACCTGCTCTTCTACCAGGAGAGACCGGCCGACCGTCACCTGCTGGGCGTCATCGTGTTGGAGGGCTGTGCGGTGAGACGCGTGGAGTCTGACGGACGCTTTGCCTTTTCCCTGGTGTTCGAAGGGCCCGGACTGAAGACCTACAGGTTCGCGGCGGTGGACGTTCAGACTCAGGAGAGCTGGGTGAAGGCTCTGCTGTCGGCCAGCCACTGCTACCTCTCCCTGCTGGTCCGAGACCTGGGGAGGCAGTATGAAG AggtcaaacagcagcaaagttTGGGCCAACCCCACCACTGCTCCTCTGTCGGGGCCCTCGAAGAGACCACGAGCGGCCTCCTCCCCCGGCCAATGGACGTGGTGAGGGAGGGCAGGAACTTCAGTGCCAGCACCGTTCTACCAGCACATTCAGCAACCACCAGAGCCAAAAAGTCCCCGAAACTGTGGCCCAGGAGGAACGCTCTGGTCACCCCGCTCAACAAGCCGGCGCCTCAGTACAGTGAGTGGCCTCTGGTGGGTTTTGATCCGCTTGAGGACTTCAGAAAAATTCACGACTATTATGGCCAGGAGGTGAAGAAGGCCAGAGAGGAGTGGCTGAGGAGCCGACGGgcagcagaggagcagcaggatgaTGGAGCCCTCATCAAGCTGgggtga
- the pheta2 gene encoding sesquipedalian-1 isoform X1: MKLHEKILTHYLSCTSPVDKEGYLYKKKERNATYHRRWFVLKANLLFYQERPADRHLLGVIVLEGCAVRRVESDGRFAFSLVFEGPGLKTYRFAAVDVQTQESWVKALLSASHCYLSLLVRDLGRQYEEVKQQQSLGQPHHCSSVGALEETTSGLLPRPMDVVREGRNFSASTVLPAHSATTRAKKSPKLWPRRNALVTPLNKPAPQYSEWPLVGFDPLEDFRKIHDYYGQEVKKAREEWLRSRRAAEEQQDDGALIKLG; this comes from the exons ATGAAGCTCCATGAGAAGATTCTGACCCATTACCTATCGTGCACTTCTCCGGTAGATAAAGAGGGATATCTCTACAAAAAG AAGGAGAGAAATGCCACCTACCATCGGCGGTGGTTCGTCCTGAAAGCAAACCTGCTCTTCTACCAGGAGAGACCGGCCGACCGTCACCTGCTGGGCGTCATCGTGTTGGAGGGCTGTGCGGTGAGACGCGTGGAGTCTGACGGACGCTTTGCCTTTTCCCTGGTGTTCGAAGGGCCCGGACTGAAGACCTACAGGTTCGCGGCGGTGGACGTTCAGACTCAGGAGAGCTGGGTGAAGGCTCTGCTGTCGGCCAGCCACTGCTACCTCTCCCTGCTGGTCCGAGACCTGGGGAGGCAGTATGAAG AggtcaaacagcagcaaagttTGGGCCAACCCCACCACTGCTCCTCTGTCGGGGCCCTCGAAGAGACCACGAGCGGCCTCCTCCCCCGGCCAATGGACGTGGTGAGGGAGGGCAGGAACTTCAGTGCCAGCACCGTTCTACCAGCACATTCAGCAACCACCAGAGCCAAAAAGTCCCCGAAACTGTGGCCCAGGAGGAACGCTCTGGTCACCCCGCTCAACAAGCCGGCGCCTCAGTACAGTGAGTGGCCTCTGGTGGGTTTTGATCCGCTTGAGGACTTCAGAAAAATTCACGACTATTATGGCCAGGAGGTGAAGAAGGCCAGAGAGGAGTGGCTGAGGAGCCGACGGgcagcagaggagcagcaggatgaTGGAGCCCTCATCAAGCTGgggtga